A window of the Lactuca sativa cultivar Salinas chromosome 7, Lsat_Salinas_v11, whole genome shotgun sequence genome harbors these coding sequences:
- the LOC111904218 gene encoding LOB domain-containing protein 37, producing the protein MSCNGCRILRKGCNENCILRQSLCAIESAQAQANATLFVAKFFGRAGLMSFLSSVPEHQRPGLFQSLLFEACGRTVNPVNGAVGLLWTGNWHVCESAVATVLRGGSIHPMPELFSVGTTQVTTESDNSSEAINCNFDEAAKLNPEDLKLGLTRSAFMADARRSSGDGGSSNQWTEKLIKVTSTDVSETTTLESSSRSNCSEKKLLRLFM; encoded by the exons ATGAGTTGCAATGGCTGCCGAATTCTTCGAAAGGGCTGCAACGAGAACTGCATTCTCAGACAAAGCCTCTGTGCCATCGAAAGTGCTCAAGCTCAAGCCAACGCCACTTTGTTCGTTGCCAAATTTTTCGGCCGTGCCGGCCTTATGTCCTTCCTCTCCTCCGTCCCTGAGCACCAACGACCTG GTTTATTTCAGTCTTTACTGTTTGAAGCCTGTGGCCGGACGGTGAATCCAGTGAACGGAGCAGTCGGACTGCTGTGGACAGGAAACTGGCACGTCTGTGAATCAGCTGTAGCGACGGTGCTCCGAGGTGGTAGCATACATCCCATGCCGGAGCTATTTTCAGTCGGAACTACTCAAGTGACAACGGAAAGTGACAATTCATCAGAAGCTATAAACTGTAACTTTGATGAAGCTGCTAAACTGAACCCCGAGGATCTAAAACTTGGACTTACTAGATCCGCTTTCATGGCTGATGCTAGAAGGAGCTCCGGCGATGGTGGAAGTAGTAATCAGTGGACGGAGAAGCTGATAAAGGTGACATCTACAGATGTATCTGAAACGACGACGTTGGAGAGCAGTAGCCGTTCAAATTGTAGTGAAAAGAAGCTTCTGAGACTTTTCATGTGA